In Arachis hypogaea cultivar Tifrunner chromosome 2, arahy.Tifrunner.gnm2.J5K5, whole genome shotgun sequence, a genomic segment contains:
- the LOC114924682 gene encoding uncharacterized protein — protein MGSLTTNLVECMNSILNGAHNLPITALVKATFYKLNELFSQKRSEAEAQISAGHIFSELVTLKLHANQLASGNIQVNCFDRQNEVFKVRKMPSGLEYAVDLRRHRCDCGEFQVDQIPCRHVFACCANQRLDWQVYVHDVYKMDQV, from the coding sequence ATGGGGTCACTGACGACGAATTTAGTAGAATGCATGAACTCAATCTTAAATGGTGCACACAATCTCCCCATTACTGCACTTGTCAAAGCAACATTCTACAAGCTTAATGAGTTGTTCTCCCAAAAAAGATCCGAGGCGGAGGCTCAGATTAGTGCTGGTCATATTTTTTCTGAGCTTGTGACCTTAAAATTGCATGCAAACCAACTTGCATCAGGGAACATTCAGGTTAATTGCTTCGACAGGCAGAATGAGGTCTTTAAAGTGCGTAAGATGCCAAGTGGGTTGGAGTATGCCGTCGACCTTCGTCGGCACCGATGTGACTGTGGTGAGTTTCAGGTGGACCAGATTCCGTGTCGACATGTGTTTGCATGTTGTGCAAATCAAAGACTGGATTGGCAAGTGTACGTGCATGATGTGTATAAGATGGACCAAGTTTGA
- the LOC112740997 gene encoding auxin-responsive protein IAA12 has translation MQGVTIIPTGGSGGGSTMSSTLSKEDTNLVLSSEDSSCPEDSELLELGLGLGLSHHHKPARKSHSHHHHHARILTAKDFPSSASASSSSSSSPPSSSLSRVNNNTTTSTSGTKRTAESVAAANNGPSPVVGWPPLRRPYRVNSFNHSKSPATEVFNSNSEKSKSSETDVLRKNADNTNGNNNNIDTKEKRNFRSSLFVKVNMDGIAIGRKVDLSVHSSYETLAQTLEDMFRESTTAITFNGSNGEDFGILVGGDQHSKLLDGSSKFVLTYEDKDGDWMLVGDVPWGMFLSSVRRLRIMRTSEANGNGLAPMLEEKNCRQKSKPI, from the exons ATGCAGGGTGTTACTATTATTCCTACTGGCGGTAGTGGTGGTGGTTCTACCATGTCTTCTACTTTGTCAAAGGAAGACACAAACTTGGTTCTTTCTTCTGAGGACTCTTCTTGCCCTGAAGATTCTGAGTTGCTTGAACTTGGTCTTGGATTAGGCCTTTCTCATCATCATAAACCTGCTCGTAAATCACacagtcaccatcatcatcatgctAGAATTTTGACCGCTAAGGATTTTCCTTCTTCAGCTTCAGCTTCTTCCTCATCTTCATCTtcacctccttcttcttctttgagcAGGGTAAACAACAACACTACCACCTCCACTTCTGGCACCAAGAGAACTGCTGAGTCTGTTGCTGCTGCTAATAATGGACCTAG TCCGGTAGTTGGATGGCCTCCCCTCAGAAGACCATACAGAGTGAATAGCTTTAATCATTCAAAATCTCCAGCCACCGAGGTGTTCAACTCAAATTCCGAGAAGAGTAAGAGCAGCGAAACTGATGTGCTAAGGAAGAATGCTGATAATACCAATGGTAATAACAACAACATTGataccaaagaaaaaagaaacttcCGGAGTTCCTTGTTTGTCAAGGTAAATATGGACGGGATAGCGATTGGAAGGAAGGTCGATTTGAGTGTCCATAGTTCTTATGAAACCTTAGCTCAAACATTGGAGGATATGTTTAGAGAATCAACTACAGCAATCACTTTCAATG GATCAAACGGAGAAGACTTCGGTATTCTTGTTGGAGGAGATCAACACTCAAAATTGCTGGATGGTTCTTCGAAGTTTGTGCTAACTTATGAAGACAAGGATGGAGATTGGATGCTTGTTGGAGATGTTCCTTGGGG GATGTTCCTTAGCTCAGTGAGGAGGCTTAGAATCATGAGAACATCTGAGGCCAATGGAAATGGACTTG CACCAATGTTGGAAGAAAAGAACTGCAGACAGAAAAGCAAGCCCATATAG